GCGGCGCGGGTCAGGAGGCGCGGGCCGGGTCAGGGGGTGCTGGCTCGCAGGAGGCGCGGGTCGCGTAAGGAGGCGCAGGCCGCGTCAGGAGGCTCGGATCACTTCAGGGGCGCGGGCACACAGGAGACGCGGCGCGGGTCGAGAGCGCGGGTCGCGGGCCCGCAGGAGGCGCGGGCCGCGTCTCGCCGAGGCGGCTCAGAAGTCGACGTTGGGCTCGTACCCGGCGTCGCGAAGCCGCTGCAGCACCTCCTCGACGTGGTCGGGGCCGCGCGTCTCGACGCTGAGCTCCAGCTCGACCTCGCTGATCTGGAGACCGCGACCGTGGCGGGTGTGCAGCACCTCGACCACGTTGGCGTTGGCGTCGGACAGCACCTCGCTCACCCGGGTCAGCTGGCCGGGACGGTCGGGCATGCCGATGCGCAGCTTGACGTAACGGGCGGCGGCCGCGAGGCCTCGCCCGATCACGCGCTCCATCATGAGCGGGTCGATGTTGCCGCCGCTGAGGATCACCACGGTCGTGCCGAGGTCGCGCACCTGCTCGGTGAGGATGGCTGCGATGCCCACGGCACCCGCGGCTTCGACGACGAGCTTGGCGCGCTCGAGCAGCACGAGCATCGCCCGAGCCGTGTCGTCGTCGCTGACCGTGACGATCTCGTCGACGGTGTCGCGGATGATCTCGAAGTTGAGCACGCCGGGCTTCGCGACGGCGATGCCGTCCGCGATCGTGGGCTGGGCGTCGATGTCGGTCCGCACGCCGAGCTTCATCGAGACGGCGTAGGGGGCGGCGTTGGCCGCCTGCACGCCGATGATCCGGACGTCACGCCCGGTGAGTGCCGCGCTCTGCTTCAGGGCGCTGGCCACGCCGGCCGCCAACCCGCCCCCGCCGACGGGCACGATGACGGTGTCGACGTCGGGAACCTGCTCGAGGATCTCGAGCCCCAGCGTGCCCTGGCCGGCGACGACGTCGGCGTGGTCGAACGGCGGGATGAACACGGCGCCGGTCGTGTCGGAGAACTCTTGAGCGGCCCGGAGCGACTGCTCGACCGTGTGCCCCCGGAGGACGACGTCGGCGCCGTAGTGTCGGGTCGCCTGCAGCTTGGGCAGGGCCACGCCCACGGGCATGAAGATCGTGGCCGCGATGCCGAGCTCGCGGGCGGCCAGGGCGACACCCTGAGCGTGGTTGCCGGCCGAGGCCGCGACGACCCCGCGCGCCTTCTCGGCGTCGGTCAGCTGCGTCAGGCGGTTGTAGGCGCCTCGGATCTTGTACGACCCGGTGCGCTGCAGGTTCTCGCACTTGAGGTGCACCCGCGAACCGAGCACGTCGGCGAGGTACTGCGAGGTCTCCATCGGGGTGACGCGGACGACCTGCGAGACGCGATCTCGCGCCTCCTCGATCTCGACGAGGGTGGGACCGGCCAGGGTGCGTTCAGACATCGGTGAGGCCTCCGGGCTGCGTGACGTCGTTCTCGACGGGTCGTGGCTGTTGCCGCCACGTGCCCCTCGCGACGTAGGTGATCATGACGTTCAGCACGGCCACGAACGGGACCGCGAAGAGGGCGCCGGGGATTCCGGCGACCAGGGTACCGGCCGCGACGGCGAAGACGACGGCCAACGGGTGCACCTTGACGGCGCTGCCCATGACGAAGGGTTGCAGCAGGTGCCCCTCGATCTGCTGCACGAGGATGACCACGGCGAGCATGAGCAGGGCGACGACCCAGCCGTTGTAGACGAGCGCGATGACGACGGCGACCGCCCCGGTCGCGACGGCACCCACGACGGGCACGAACGAGCCGAGGAACACCGCGATCGCGATCGGCGCCACCAGGGGCAGGCCGAGGAACAACGCCCCCAGGCCGATGCCCACGGCGTCGACGAACGCGACGAAGATCTGCACCTTGACGAAGTTCGTCAGGGTGAGCCACCCGGCGCGGCCCGCCCCGTCGATCGCCGGACGCGAGACCCGGGGGAAGAGCCTGACGACCCATCGCCAGATCTCGGCACCGCCGATGAGCAGGAAGATCGTCGCGAAGAGCCCGAGCACCAGCCCCGCACCCACGTGCCCCGCGGTCGACCCCACCGAGAGCGCACCACGCACGAGCGGCTGGCTGTCTTGTTGGATGGCCGCGACGGCGTCGGACACGTACCCGTTGATCTGGGCTTCGGTGAGGTGCAAGGGCGAGGTGAGCAGGAAGTCCTTGAAGTCGCCGTACGAGGCGATCGACCGATCACGCAACGAGGGCCAGCCGTCGACGATCTGGAGCACGACGAGCAGCAGGAGGCCGGAGACCGAGACGAAGAACCCCACCAGGACCGACACGACCGCCAGCCACTTGGGCCAGCCGTGCCGCTGCAACCACCCCGACAGCGGAACGAGCAGGGCGGAGATCAGCAGGGCCACCAGGAAGGGGATGACGATGACCCGCAGCTGGGTGACCAGCCAGACGAGGACGCCGGCCACCGCCACGAGCAGAAGGATGCGCCACGACCACGCCCCGGCGATGACCATGCCCCGGGGCACGGACGGATCGGCGACGGTGCCGGCCGTGCTTCCGCTCACCGCGTCGCCCTGCGTCTCGTCGCCGCGCGTGGGGCGGTTCCGCCAGATCATCGCGTCAGTTTATGGCCCTGCGAGGCCGGTCATCTACCCGTCCACATGCCGGTGAGAGCATGTGTCCTCGGGGACGAGACGACACGAGGAGGCGCGGCGCCTGTCGGTGGCCGTCGCTACAGTCGTCCGCGTGCCCCGTCAGCAGCTCTCCCCCGCCCAGGCCCGACGCGTGGCCCTGGCGGCCCAGGGCTTCGGTGGGCCGGTCGACGGCCCCGTGCGCCCGGGGACGCGTCAGCTGAACGGCCTCGTCGACCGCCTCGGCCTGCTGCAGATCGACTCGGTGAACGTGTTCGAGCGCAGCCATTACCTGCCCGCGTTCGCCCGCCTCGGCTCCTACGACCGGGCGACCCTCGACCGCCTCACCTTCGCTCCCCGCGGACGGTACGTCGAGTACTGGGCCCACGAGGCGGCCATCGTCCCGGTGACCACATGGCCCTTGCTGCGGTGGCGGATGCGCGACTACGAGGCCAAGTGGCGGGGCGACGCCTCGTCGTGGTTGTCGACGAGCCCGCGCATGGAGCGTTGGCTGCTCGACGAGATCCGCGACAAGGGCCCGCTGCCCGCCAGCCTGGTCGAGGCCGACGCCGCAGTCTTCCCGCAGCCCGACCGGACGGGCCCTTGGTGGGGGTGGGGTGACGTCAAACGCGGCCTCGAGTCGTTGTTCCGCACCGGCGCCCTGGTCAGCGCCGGCCGTCGGCGGTTCGAGCGCGTCTACGCACTACCCGAACAGGTGCTCCCGGCCGATGTGCTGGCCGTGGACGTCGACCGCCACGAGGCCCACCGCCGCCTCGTCGCCCACGCGGCCCGCGCCTCCGGGGTGGCGACGGCCTCCGACCTCGCCGACTACTTCCGGCTCAAGGCCGCGGACGTCGCGCCTGCCCTGCGCGAACTGCACGACGAAGGAGTCGTCGAGCCCGTGGTCGTGCCGGGCTGGGGTGCGACCGCGTGGCTGCATCGAGACGCCCGCGTGCCGCGCCGACTCGAGGCCGACGCCGTGCTGTCGCCGTTCGACCCCGTGGTCTGGCACCGGCCCCGGGCCGAACGACTCTTCGACTTCCGCTACCGGATCGAGATCTACACCCCCCGCGAGAAGCGAGTGCACGGCTACTACGTGCTGCCCGTCCTGCAGGACGATCAGCTCGTGGGGCGGGTCGACCTCAAGAGCGATCGTCAGGCGGGCGTCCTGCGGGTGCAATCGGCGTGGCGCGAGCGCGACCTCCCGATCGACGTCGAACGGCTCGCGACGACGCTGCGCCGAGCAGCGGCCTGGCAGGGAGTGGACTCGGTCGAGGTCGCCGACCGCGGAGACCTGGCAGGCGTCCTCCGAGCGACCCTGGCGGGCCGCGCCGATTCCGACGCCGACGTCGCGGTCCGCCACCGCGACTAGAAAGTGCCCGCGTTCTGCCGCAACCGCTGGACGCGGTCGGCGAGCGGTGGGTGGGTGCTGAAGAGCCGGTCCATCACGCCGGGCTTCATCGGATCGCTGATCCAGAGGTGCGACATCGAGGTGTTCTGCTGCTGCATGGGCCGACCGTAGGCACCGAGCTTCTCGAGCGCTCGGGCGAGACCCTCGGGGTACCGCGTCGTCAACGCCCCGGTGGCATCGGCCAGGTACTCGCGCTGACGCGAGACGGCCGCCTGGACGCCTGCCGCGG
This genomic interval from Frigoribacterium sp. Leaf415 contains the following:
- the ilvA gene encoding threonine ammonia-lyase; translation: MSERTLAGPTLVEIEEARDRVSQVVRVTPMETSQYLADVLGSRVHLKCENLQRTGSYKIRGAYNRLTQLTDAEKARGVVAASAGNHAQGVALAARELGIAATIFMPVGVALPKLQATRHYGADVVLRGHTVEQSLRAAQEFSDTTGAVFIPPFDHADVVAGQGTLGLEILEQVPDVDTVIVPVGGGGLAAGVASALKQSAALTGRDVRIIGVQAANAAPYAVSMKLGVRTDIDAQPTIADGIAVAKPGVLNFEIIRDTVDEIVTVSDDDTARAMLVLLERAKLVVEAAGAVGIAAILTEQVRDLGTTVVILSGGNIDPLMMERVIGRGLAAAARYVKLRIGMPDRPGQLTRVSEVLSDANANVVEVLHTRHGRGLQISEVELELSVETRGPDHVEEVLQRLRDAGYEPNVDF
- a CDS encoding AI-2E family transporter, which encodes MIWRNRPTRGDETQGDAVSGSTAGTVADPSVPRGMVIAGAWSWRILLLVAVAGVLVWLVTQLRVIVIPFLVALLISALLVPLSGWLQRHGWPKWLAVVSVLVGFFVSVSGLLLLVVLQIVDGWPSLRDRSIASYGDFKDFLLTSPLHLTEAQINGYVSDAVAAIQQDSQPLVRGALSVGSTAGHVGAGLVLGLFATIFLLIGGAEIWRWVVRLFPRVSRPAIDGAGRAGWLTLTNFVKVQIFVAFVDAVGIGLGALFLGLPLVAPIAIAVFLGSFVPVVGAVATGAVAVVIALVYNGWVVALLMLAVVILVQQIEGHLLQPFVMGSAVKVHPLAVVFAVAAGTLVAGIPGALFAVPFVAVLNVMITYVARGTWRQQPRPVENDVTQPGGLTDV
- a CDS encoding winged helix-turn-helix domain-containing protein; the encoded protein is MPRQQLSPAQARRVALAAQGFGGPVDGPVRPGTRQLNGLVDRLGLLQIDSVNVFERSHYLPAFARLGSYDRATLDRLTFAPRGRYVEYWAHEAAIVPVTTWPLLRWRMRDYEAKWRGDASSWLSTSPRMERWLLDEIRDKGPLPASLVEADAAVFPQPDRTGPWWGWGDVKRGLESLFRTGALVSAGRRRFERVYALPEQVLPADVLAVDVDRHEAHRRLVAHAARASGVATASDLADYFRLKAADVAPALRELHDEGVVEPVVVPGWGATAWLHRDARVPRRLEADAVLSPFDPVVWHRPRAERLFDFRYRIEIYTPREKRVHGYYVLPVLQDDQLVGRVDLKSDRQAGVLRVQSAWRERDLPIDVERLATTLRRAAAWQGVDSVEVADRGDLAGVLRATLAGRADSDADVAVRHRD